From the Candidatus Delongbacteria bacterium genome, one window contains:
- a CDS encoding OmpA family protein yields the protein MKLSQMLSLAACAALLAGCAATIPQELSSARLTYQRINTPETAELAPVQLQKAKEALAVAENSFMLHPRSETTRNLAYVAQRKAEIAAATVSLDDERERTAQAQADLARTQGELVRETQQDLDKSQVELAAAERKGELAENKLDSAQLARAAAELRAATAMAELAKLAAVKNEPRGMVITISGSVLFASNQSVLLPSARERLDQVAKALLAEDGRNLIIEGHTDSQGTNSHNLTLSQARADQIRDFLVGKGYQASRIQSNGIGEVRPVADNANAEGRANNRRVEIIIEQSQRTSTQ from the coding sequence ATGAAACTTTCCCAGATGCTCTCGCTGGCCGCCTGCGCCGCCCTGCTGGCCGGCTGCGCGGCCACCATTCCCCAGGAGCTCTCCTCGGCGCGCCTGACCTATCAGCGCATCAACACGCCCGAGACCGCCGAGCTGGCCCCCGTGCAGCTGCAGAAGGCCAAGGAAGCCCTGGCCGTGGCGGAGAACTCCTTCATGCTGCACCCGCGCTCCGAGACCACGCGCAACCTGGCCTACGTGGCCCAGCGCAAGGCCGAGATCGCTGCGGCCACCGTCTCCCTGGACGACGAGCGCGAGCGCACGGCCCAGGCCCAGGCCGATCTGGCCCGGACCCAGGGCGAACTCGTCCGCGAGACCCAGCAGGACCTGGACAAGTCCCAGGTGGAGCTGGCCGCCGCCGAACGCAAGGGCGAGCTGGCCGAGAACAAGTTGGACAGCGCGCAACTGGCGCGGGCCGCCGCCGAGCTGCGGGCCGCCACGGCCATGGCCGAACTGGCCAAACTGGCCGCGGTGAAGAACGAGCCGCGCGGCATGGTGATCACCATCTCCGGCAGCGTGCTGTTCGCCTCCAACCAGTCCGTCCTGCTGCCCTCGGCGCGGGAGCGCCTGGATCAGGTGGCCAAGGCCCTGCTGGCCGAGGACGGCCGCAACCTGATCATCGAGGGCCACACGGACTCCCAGGGCACCAACAGCCACAACCTGACGCTCTCCCAGGCCCGGGCGGACCAGATCCGCGACTTCCTGGTGGGCAAGGGCTATCAGGCCAGCCGCATCCAGTCCAACGGGATCGGCGAGGTGCGGCCCGTGGCGGACAACGCCAACGCCGAAGGCCGGGCCAACAACCGGCGCGTGGAGATCATCATCGAGCAGAGCCAGCGCACGTCCACGCAGTAG
- a CDS encoding DUF4398 domain-containing protein — protein sequence MRIPSLSKLRAVALVATVALLAVGCASTPLHTEASTSGIRAAESLGAADVPEALRYLQLAREELSRAKGLSQKNDHAAANSMLLRAEADAELAVLLSREDAVKIEAMDAIEQVRHLRLSNR from the coding sequence ATGCGAATCCCATCCCTCAGCAAGCTCCGGGCCGTGGCTCTGGTGGCGACCGTCGCCCTCCTGGCCGTCGGCTGCGCCAGCACGCCGCTGCACACCGAAGCCTCCACCTCCGGCATCCGGGCCGCCGAATCCCTGGGCGCGGCGGACGTGCCCGAGGCCCTGCGCTACCTCCAGCTGGCCCGCGAGGAGCTGTCCCGCGCCAAGGGCCTGTCCCAGAAGAACGACCACGCGGCCGCCAATTCCATGCTGCTGCGGGCCGAGGCCGACGCCGAGCTGGCCGTGCTGCTGTCCCGCGAAGACGCGGTGAAGATAGAAGCCATGGACGCCATCGAACAGGTGCGCCACCTCCGCCTGAGCAACCGCTAG
- a CDS encoding sigma-54-dependent Fis family transcriptional regulator: MRVEDLHHRELLELDPEGGLIRFAGQRALIVDAMAMGILRKYLVENFGLTAARTVLTQFGFAQGWRMAEALKGGYNWPHKNDWRRAGSRLNNLAGLFRSEPECEDPLSRKGVMLLASYEAEQHLLHFGRSESAVCWTICGLMSGYHSFVAGEEIFVLEDRCMGKGQVGCHLQGRTRAEWGAERAEEMVFYEPLRLVESLDVSLHRVTETLKAAEHKLRLHSRVLKKVVRDHTEPAGMVTRSRPMQVLVELARRVAKVDATVLVSGESGTGKERIARFLHEESTRAAGPFIAINCGAIPEALLESELFGHVRGAFTGANTDRPGLFEAAGHGTLLLDEVGEVSPGMQVKLLRVLQEREVRRVGENKSTSIDVRIVAATNRDLAGEVALGNFRQDLYFRLKVVELLVPPLRERREDILPLARVLLVESAERMGRKIAGLSPAAADQLLRYSWPGNVRELENAMERAVALASGTRIGLQDLPEEVRQAFSAPVASKGAVRSLEEVEKDYILAALEVNGGNQTRTAEQLHIGSATLYRKLKSYGAIRDRAVAQRDTSGGLEAGA; this comes from the coding sequence ATGCGGGTGGAGGATCTACATCACCGCGAGCTGCTGGAGCTGGACCCGGAGGGCGGCCTGATCCGCTTCGCCGGCCAGCGCGCGCTCATCGTGGACGCCATGGCCATGGGCATCCTGCGCAAGTACCTGGTGGAGAATTTCGGCCTGACTGCGGCGCGCACCGTGCTGACCCAGTTCGGCTTCGCCCAGGGCTGGCGCATGGCCGAGGCGCTGAAAGGCGGCTACAACTGGCCGCACAAGAATGACTGGCGGCGGGCGGGCTCGCGGCTCAACAATCTGGCGGGGCTGTTCCGTTCCGAACCCGAGTGCGAGGATCCACTCAGCCGCAAGGGCGTGATGCTGCTGGCCTCCTACGAGGCCGAGCAGCACCTGCTGCACTTCGGCCGCTCCGAGAGCGCCGTCTGCTGGACCATCTGCGGCCTGATGAGCGGCTACCACAGCTTCGTCGCCGGGGAGGAGATCTTCGTCCTGGAGGACCGCTGCATGGGCAAGGGCCAGGTGGGCTGCCACCTGCAGGGGCGCACCCGGGCCGAGTGGGGCGCCGAACGCGCCGAGGAGATGGTCTTCTACGAACCCCTGCGCTTGGTGGAGAGCCTGGACGTCTCCCTGCACCGGGTCACCGAGACCCTCAAGGCCGCGGAGCACAAGCTGCGCCTGCACAGCCGCGTGTTGAAGAAGGTCGTGCGCGACCACACGGAGCCGGCGGGCATGGTCACGCGCAGCCGGCCCATGCAGGTGCTGGTGGAGCTGGCGCGCCGGGTGGCCAAAGTGGACGCCACTGTGCTGGTCAGCGGTGAGAGCGGGACGGGCAAGGAGCGCATCGCGCGCTTCCTGCACGAGGAGTCCACCCGCGCTGCCGGCCCCTTCATCGCCATCAACTGCGGCGCCATTCCCGAGGCCCTGCTGGAGAGCGAGCTCTTCGGCCACGTGCGCGGCGCCTTCACCGGCGCGAACACGGACCGGCCCGGCCTCTTCGAGGCGGCCGGCCACGGGACCCTGCTGCTGGACGAGGTGGGCGAGGTCTCGCCGGGCATGCAGGTCAAACTGCTGCGCGTGCTCCAGGAGCGCGAGGTCCGCCGGGTGGGGGAGAACAAGAGCACGTCCATCGACGTGCGCATCGTGGCCGCCACCAACCGCGACCTGGCCGGCGAAGTGGCGCTGGGCAACTTCCGGCAGGACCTCTACTTCCGGCTGAAGGTGGTGGAGCTGCTGGTGCCGCCGCTGCGCGAGCGCCGGGAGGACATCCTGCCGCTGGCCCGCGTGCTGCTGGTGGAGTCGGCAGAGCGGATGGGACGCAAGATCGCCGGCCTGAGCCCGGCGGCCGCCGACCAGCTGTTGCGCTACAGCTGGCCGGGCAACGTGCGCGAGCTGGAGAACGCCATGGAGCGCGCCGTGGCCCTGGCCAGTGGCACGCGCATTGGGCTCCAGGACCTGCCGGAGGAGGTCCGCCAGGCCTTCAGCGCGCCCGTGGCCAGCAAGGGGGCCGTGCGCTCATTGGAAGAGGTGGAGAAGGACTACATCCTGGCGGCGCTGGAGGTCAACGGCGGCAACCAGACCCGCACGGCCGAGCAGCTGCACATCGGCTCCGCCACCCTCTATCGCAAGCTCAAGAGCTACGGTGCCATCCGCGACCGGGCCGTCGCGCAGCGGGACACCTCAGGCGGGCTCGAGGCCGGGGCCTGA
- a CDS encoding PAS domain S-box protein gives MSAWFRFYDRVRTHRLWLVGVLGTLLGLAGLFSGWAARQADREMREALLQQARLMAQAIDLAQVQTLSGGPADQDAPVYHQLKQQLAGLRQASPQCRFLYLLARRPDGRLIFLVDSEPAGSEDCSLPGEVYPEASAELRALFDNGVGRVEGPVQDRWGRWVSALIPLLDPVSGRPVAVLGQDVDAGAWSWEVASRAALPVGLLLTLCGVVAVVLVSLRRAPVTPKPVLRRLLLPLAGVLLLLLAGMGALLSLQQDSRLRESGRRVLQDASSELSRALAEQTRSLLALEGVLVLDADLRQALAERDWQCLLEHSAPVFAGLKAEHALTHFSFISPDLECLLRVHHPDERGDRLERFTAREARRTGRMVAGLEVGPLGTYTLRVVRPVFEGRRLIGFLELGKEIEDVLAGIHRQPGLELAVLIRKDALERAGWEAGMRQLGRPADWEQFPADVLVYTSGRNLPAQAAQRINAGMDPSGAERTRGVLRFLSVPLRDASGRETGHLLAMLDLSPSQAEHRRLLLFAAGAGLALLSGLFGFLYVLLRRTDAGIRAQQADLGKSRELLSATLASMGDGVIACDRRGDVVLLNAAAERLTGWSAAEALGQPGRAVYRIIDSRSGESAEPPLERSLREGAVVEGSGHAVLVDRDGGERRVADSCAPIRDAAGEVIGAVLVFRDVSLDHQRRAALSESEARYNQLASQSRTCAWEVDLTGRFTYVSPVAAELLGYQPGELLADWHRHELCPAEQRAEFLARVQEVAERREAFVNLLNLVETRDGARLWVSTNGIPLFDPDGSLRGYRGSDTDVSERVQAEEALRESEANFRAFFRSMSDMVLVGTPDGRILFANEAVTQKLGYGPDELQTMQMLDLHPAERRAEAAEIFTAMFRGERSSCPLPLSTRKGVLLPVETRIWAGKWNGVDCVFGVSKDLSVEEEGRQRFERLFRSNPALMALTSLPERRFTDVNDAFLAKTGYRREEVLGRTVAELGLFVEPESAAPVAAQLRTEGRIADVELQVRCKDGSILDGLFSGELITSQGRQYNLTVMLDLTERKRAEAELTRRNSALHAIIENQPGLVWLKDRAGRFLAVNTAFAKACGKESAEQVVGLTDEQVWPPELAERYTADDARVMQWEAGIHVEEPVFRHGQTSWFETFKTPVTNGAGVIVGTTGYAHEITERKQAEAELKRQAALITSLLDSMPDLVFFKSVNGVYLGCNPRFAEFAGRPREEIVGRTDVELFGVQVAESFLEYDRRILTSREPHRNDEWITFPDGRRILVDTLKTPFWGPDGALVGLLGISRDITERKRDEEALRVLNSRMESQYLFATELAIQAEMASSAKSQFLANMSHEIRTPMNGVIGMTGLLLDTELSAEQRGYAEIVRRSGEALLVLINDILDFSKIEAGRLELERLDFDLQDLLDDFAATLAVRVQEQGLELRCSVDPAVPVRLCGDPGRLRQILTNLVGNAVKFTPAGSVTVRVLLEEELPTDDAGPADVRLRFVVRDTGIGIPADKLDQLFDKFTQVDASTTRRYGGTGLGLAISKQLSELMGGSIGVESAPGQGSEFWFTVRLGRLAGEAGPPRAAAGPPIRPLPGLLAGRPARILLAEDNPTNQQVAQGILAKLGLRADAVATGEEVLRALADIPYDLVLMDVQMPQMDGLEATALIRAGQSGVRDPAVPIIAMTAHAMQGDRERCLEAGMNDYVTKPVDPRALAMALERWLPRGRGEGGPRPEAAGAPERDETAPGATPPDRLLWNRAALLERLLQDGELAAVIMTAFLGDIPQQLQALRGYVEEGDAAGAERQAHTIKGAAANVGAEGLQGAAHGLERAARDGDLATVRAGLAGLEDAFEALRRVATAESAPLKE, from the coding sequence ATGAGTGCTTGGTTCCGCTTCTACGACCGCGTCCGCACCCACCGGCTCTGGCTGGTGGGCGTGCTGGGCACCCTGCTCGGCCTGGCCGGGCTGTTCAGCGGGTGGGCCGCGCGCCAGGCGGACCGCGAGATGCGCGAGGCGCTGCTCCAGCAGGCGCGGCTGATGGCCCAGGCCATCGACCTGGCCCAGGTGCAGACCCTTTCGGGCGGCCCGGCCGATCAGGACGCTCCCGTGTATCACCAGCTCAAGCAGCAGCTGGCCGGCCTGCGCCAGGCCAGCCCGCAGTGCCGCTTCCTTTACCTGCTGGCGCGCCGTCCGGACGGCAGGCTGATCTTCCTGGTCGACAGCGAGCCCGCCGGCTCCGAGGACTGCTCGCTCCCGGGCGAGGTCTACCCGGAAGCCTCCGCCGAGCTGCGCGCACTGTTCGACAACGGGGTCGGGCGGGTGGAAGGCCCGGTTCAGGACCGCTGGGGCCGCTGGGTCTCGGCCCTGATTCCGCTGCTGGATCCCGTCAGCGGCCGGCCGGTCGCCGTGCTGGGCCAGGACGTGGACGCGGGCGCGTGGAGCTGGGAGGTGGCCTCGCGCGCGGCCCTGCCCGTGGGCCTGCTGCTCACCCTCTGCGGCGTGGTGGCCGTGGTGCTGGTCTCCCTGCGGCGTGCGCCCGTGACGCCCAAACCCGTGTTGCGGCGCCTGCTGCTGCCGCTGGCCGGCGTGCTGCTGCTGCTGCTGGCGGGGATGGGCGCGCTGCTTTCCCTGCAGCAGGACAGCCGGCTGCGGGAGTCCGGGCGGCGCGTGTTGCAGGACGCCTCCAGCGAACTCTCCCGCGCCTTGGCCGAACAAACCCGCAGCCTGCTGGCGCTGGAGGGCGTGCTGGTTCTGGATGCCGACCTGCGGCAGGCACTGGCGGAGCGGGACTGGCAGTGCCTGCTGGAGCACTCCGCGCCCGTGTTCGCCGGCCTGAAGGCCGAACACGCGCTCACCCACTTCTCCTTCATCAGCCCGGATCTGGAGTGCCTGCTGCGTGTCCACCATCCGGACGAGCGCGGGGACCGGCTGGAGCGCTTCACGGCCCGCGAGGCCCGGCGCACGGGTCGGATGGTGGCGGGCCTGGAGGTGGGCCCCCTGGGCACCTACACCCTGCGCGTGGTGCGGCCGGTCTTTGAAGGCCGGCGCTTGATCGGCTTCCTGGAGCTGGGCAAGGAGATCGAGGACGTCCTGGCGGGCATCCACCGGCAGCCGGGGCTGGAACTGGCCGTGCTGATCCGCAAGGACGCGCTGGAACGCGCCGGCTGGGAGGCCGGCATGCGCCAGCTCGGCCGGCCGGCGGACTGGGAGCAGTTTCCCGCCGACGTGCTGGTCTACACCTCAGGCCGGAATCTGCCGGCGCAGGCCGCGCAGCGGATCAACGCCGGAATGGACCCCAGCGGAGCGGAGCGGACCCGCGGCGTGCTGCGCTTTCTCTCGGTGCCGCTTCGGGACGCCTCCGGGCGCGAGACCGGCCACCTGCTGGCCATGCTGGACCTGTCCCCCAGCCAGGCCGAGCACCGCCGCCTGCTGCTCTTCGCCGCCGGCGCCGGACTGGCCCTGCTCAGCGGCCTGTTCGGCTTCCTCTACGTCCTGCTGCGGCGCACGGACGCGGGCATCCGGGCCCAGCAGGCGGATCTGGGCAAGAGCCGCGAATTGCTCTCCGCCACCCTGGCCTCCATGGGGGACGGCGTCATCGCCTGCGACCGGCGGGGCGACGTGGTCCTGCTCAACGCCGCGGCCGAGCGCCTGACCGGCTGGTCCGCCGCCGAGGCCCTGGGTCAGCCCGGCCGCGCGGTCTACCGGATCATCGACAGCCGCAGCGGCGAGTCGGCCGAGCCGCCTCTGGAGCGCTCCCTGCGCGAGGGCGCGGTGGTGGAGGGCAGCGGGCACGCCGTGCTGGTGGACCGGGACGGCGGCGAGCGCCGGGTGGCCGACAGCTGCGCGCCCATCCGCGACGCGGCGGGGGAGGTCATCGGCGCCGTGCTGGTCTTCCGCGACGTCAGCCTGGACCACCAGCGGCGCGCGGCCCTGAGCGAGAGCGAGGCGCGCTACAACCAGCTGGCCAGCCAGAGCCGGACCTGCGCCTGGGAAGTGGACCTGACAGGCCGCTTCACCTACGTCAGCCCGGTGGCCGCCGAGCTGCTGGGCTACCAGCCCGGCGAGCTGCTGGCGGACTGGCACCGCCACGAGCTGTGTCCGGCGGAGCAGCGCGCGGAGTTCCTGGCCCGGGTCCAGGAGGTGGCGGAGCGCCGCGAGGCCTTCGTCAACCTGCTGAACCTCGTGGAAACCCGGGACGGCGCGCGGCTCTGGGTCTCCACCAACGGCATTCCCCTCTTCGATCCCGACGGCAGCCTGCGCGGCTATCGGGGCTCGGACACGGACGTCAGCGAGCGCGTCCAGGCCGAGGAGGCCCTGCGCGAGAGCGAGGCCAACTTCCGCGCCTTCTTCCGCTCCATGAGCGACATGGTCCTGGTGGGCACGCCGGACGGGCGGATCCTGTTCGCCAACGAGGCCGTGACCCAGAAACTGGGCTACGGGCCGGACGAACTGCAGACCATGCAGATGCTGGACCTGCACCCCGCCGAGCGGCGAGCGGAGGCCGCGGAGATCTTCACCGCCATGTTCCGGGGCGAGCGGAGCAGCTGCCCGCTGCCGCTCTCCACCCGGAAAGGCGTCCTGCTGCCCGTGGAGACCCGTATCTGGGCCGGCAAGTGGAACGGCGTGGACTGTGTGTTCGGGGTCAGCAAGGACCTGAGCGTGGAGGAGGAGGGCCGTCAGCGTTTCGAGCGCCTGTTCCGCAGCAATCCCGCCTTGATGGCGCTGACGTCCCTGCCCGAGCGGCGCTTCACCGACGTCAACGACGCCTTCCTGGCCAAGACCGGCTACCGGCGCGAGGAGGTGCTGGGGCGGACGGTGGCCGAGCTGGGCCTCTTCGTTGAGCCCGAGAGCGCGGCGCCCGTGGCCGCCCAGCTCCGGACGGAGGGTCGCATCGCCGACGTGGAGCTGCAGGTCCGCTGCAAGGACGGCTCTATCCTGGACGGCCTGTTCTCGGGCGAACTGATCACCAGCCAGGGCCGGCAGTACAACCTGACCGTGATGCTGGACCTGACGGAGCGCAAGCGCGCGGAGGCGGAGCTGACCCGCCGCAACTCGGCCCTCCACGCGATCATTGAGAACCAGCCCGGCCTGGTCTGGCTGAAGGACCGCGCGGGCCGCTTCCTGGCCGTGAACACGGCCTTCGCCAAGGCCTGCGGCAAGGAGAGCGCCGAGCAGGTGGTGGGGCTGACGGACGAACAGGTCTGGCCGCCCGAGCTGGCCGAGCGCTACACGGCCGACGACGCGCGCGTGATGCAGTGGGAGGCCGGGATCCACGTCGAGGAGCCGGTCTTCCGCCACGGCCAGACCAGCTGGTTCGAGACCTTCAAGACGCCCGTGACCAACGGGGCGGGCGTGATCGTCGGCACCACGGGCTACGCCCACGAGATCACCGAGCGCAAGCAGGCGGAGGCCGAACTCAAGCGCCAGGCCGCCCTGATCACCTCGCTGCTGGATTCCATGCCCGACCTGGTCTTCTTCAAGAGCGTGAACGGCGTCTACCTGGGTTGCAACCCGCGCTTCGCCGAATTCGCCGGCCGCCCGCGCGAGGAGATCGTCGGCCGCACCGACGTCGAATTGTTCGGGGTCCAGGTGGCCGAGTCCTTCCTGGAGTACGACCGCCGGATCCTCACGAGCCGCGAGCCCCACCGCAACGACGAGTGGATCACCTTCCCGGACGGCCGGCGGATCCTGGTGGACACGCTCAAAACGCCCTTCTGGGGACCCGACGGCGCCCTGGTGGGCCTGCTGGGGATCAGCCGGGACATCACCGAGCGCAAGCGCGACGAGGAGGCCCTGCGCGTGCTCAACTCGCGGATGGAGTCCCAGTACCTCTTCGCCACGGAGCTGGCCATCCAGGCGGAGATGGCCAGTTCGGCCAAGAGCCAGTTCCTGGCCAACATGAGCCACGAGATACGCACGCCCATGAACGGCGTGATCGGGATGACCGGCCTGCTGCTGGATACGGAGCTCAGCGCCGAGCAGCGCGGCTACGCCGAGATCGTGCGCCGCAGCGGCGAGGCGCTGCTGGTTTTGATCAACGACATCCTGGACTTCTCCAAGATCGAGGCCGGCCGGCTGGAGCTGGAGCGGCTGGACTTCGACCTGCAGGATCTGCTGGACGACTTCGCCGCCACCCTGGCCGTGCGCGTGCAGGAGCAGGGCCTGGAACTGCGCTGCAGCGTGGATCCGGCGGTGCCCGTCCGGCTCTGCGGCGACCCCGGCCGTCTGCGCCAGATCCTCACCAACCTGGTGGGCAACGCCGTCAAGTTCACGCCGGCCGGCTCGGTGACGGTGCGGGTCCTGCTGGAGGAGGAGCTGCCCACGGACGACGCCGGGCCGGCGGACGTGCGCCTGCGCTTCGTCGTGCGCGACACGGGCATCGGCATTCCGGCGGACAAGCTGGACCAGCTCTTCGACAAGTTCACCCAGGTGGACGCCTCCACCACGCGCCGCTACGGCGGGACGGGCCTGGGGCTGGCCATCTCCAAGCAGCTGTCCGAGTTGATGGGCGGAAGCATCGGCGTGGAGAGCGCGCCGGGCCAGGGCTCCGAGTTCTGGTTCACCGTCCGGCTGGGCCGGCTGGCCGGGGAGGCGGGTCCGCCGCGGGCGGCCGCCGGGCCGCCGATCCGCCCGCTGCCGGGGCTGCTGGCCGGTCGGCCGGCCCGGATCCTGCTGGCGGAGGACAATCCCACCAACCAACAGGTGGCCCAGGGCATCCTGGCGAAACTGGGTCTGCGCGCCGACGCGGTGGCCACCGGCGAAGAGGTGCTGCGCGCGCTGGCGGACATCCCCTACGACCTGGTGCTGATGGACGTCCAGATGCCCCAGATGGACGGACTGGAGGCCACGGCCCTGATCCGCGCCGGCCAGTCCGGCGTCCGCGATCCGGCGGTTCCCATCATCGCCATGACCGCCCACGCCATGCAGGGCGACCGCGAGCGCTGCCTGGAGGCGGGGATGAACGACTACGTCACCAAGCCCGTGGATCCCCGGGCGCTGGCCATGGCGCTGGAGCGCTGGCTGCCCCGGGGCCGGGGCGAGGGCGGTCCCCGGCCGGAAGCCGCGGGCGCGCCAGAGCGCGACGAAACTGCACCGGGCGCCACCCCGCCGGACCGGCTGCTCTGGAACCGCGCCGCCCTGCTGGAGCGCCTGCTGCAGGACGGCGAGCTGGCCGCGGTCATCATGACGGCCTTCCTGGGGGACATTCCCCAGCAGCTGCAGGCCCTGCGCGGCTACGTGGAGGAGGGCGACGCGGCGGGCGCGGAACGCCAGGCCCACACCATCAAGGGCGCGGCGGCCAACGTGGGCGCCGAGGGCCTGCAGGGCGCCGCCCACGGGCTGGAGCGCGCGGCGCGCGACGGCGACCTGGCGACCGTGCGGGCGGGCCTGGCCGGGCTGGAGGACGCTTTCGAGGCCCTGCGCCGGGTGGCCACAGCCGAGTCGGCGCCGCTCAAGGAGTGA
- a CDS encoding response regulator — MKTLIVEDDFTSRLLLQELLKGYGATHIAVNGREAVEAVRIALVTSQPYDLICLDIMMPEMDGQQALKEIRKLEESRGIQPGQGAKIMMTTALGDIKNVGEAYRNLCDSYLGKPVHKAELLGELRKLNLVA; from the coding sequence ATGAAAACCCTGATCGTGGAAGACGACTTCACCAGCCGGCTGCTGCTGCAGGAACTGCTCAAGGGCTATGGAGCCACGCACATCGCCGTCAACGGGCGCGAGGCCGTGGAGGCTGTGCGCATCGCGCTGGTCACCAGCCAGCCCTACGACCTGATCTGCCTGGACATCATGATGCCCGAAATGGACGGCCAGCAGGCGCTGAAGGAGATCCGCAAGCTGGAGGAGAGCCGGGGCATCCAGCCTGGCCAGGGCGCGAAAATCATGATGACCACGGCCCTGGGCGACATCAAGAACGTGGGCGAGGCCTACCGCAACCTCTGCGATTCCTACCTGGGCAAGCCCGTCCACAAGGCCGAGCTGCTGGGCGAGCTGCGCAAGCTCAACCTGGTGGCCTGA
- a CDS encoding response regulator transcription factor, with protein sequence MRILIAEDDLTSRVMLAAVLRSQGHEVLETADGAAAWDELQKPDAPALAVLDWMMPRMDGLEVVRRVRQRSATRPFYLIMLTTRADTPDIIAGLDAGADDYLVKPFDPGELRARLEVGRRMIELQLALTAKLAELGQAVEEIKTLSGILPICAGCKRIRDDSGYWQQVEIYVRDHSEAEFSHGLCPTCVERLYPDLPAADPE encoded by the coding sequence GTGCGCATCCTGATCGCCGAAGACGATCTCACCTCGCGGGTCATGCTGGCGGCCGTGCTGCGATCCCAGGGCCACGAGGTGCTGGAGACCGCCGACGGAGCGGCCGCCTGGGACGAGCTGCAGAAGCCGGACGCCCCCGCGCTGGCCGTGCTGGACTGGATGATGCCGCGGATGGACGGGCTGGAAGTGGTGCGGCGCGTCCGGCAGCGGAGCGCCACGCGGCCCTTCTACCTCATCATGCTGACCACCCGGGCGGACACGCCCGACATCATCGCCGGGCTGGACGCCGGGGCCGACGACTATCTGGTCAAGCCCTTCGATCCGGGCGAACTGCGCGCCCGGCTGGAGGTGGGCCGGCGGATGATCGAGCTGCAGCTGGCCCTGACCGCCAAGCTCGCCGAGCTGGGCCAGGCCGTCGAGGAGATCAAGACCCTGAGCGGCATCCTGCCCATCTGCGCCGGCTGCAAGCGGATCCGCGATGATTCGGGCTACTGGCAGCAGGTGGAGATCTACGTCCGCGACCACTCCGAGGCCGAGTTCAGCCACGGGCTCTGCCCGACCTGCGTGGAGCGGCTCTATCCCGACCTGCCGGCCGCGGACCCCGAGTAG
- a CDS encoding sigma-54 dependent transcriptional regulator, protein MSPFTLLLADDDRPQREMLAGSLEMNGHRVLQAENGRQALELLQAESVDLLLSDLRMPELDGLELLRAARKLNPLIPVIVMTAFGSVEDAVAAMQAGAFTFITKPVELPALFLLLERALEVRQLREELRELRTRLGEDLLPGVVAQSPEMREVLSLVARAAPSRASVLILGESGTGKEVIARALHQASPRREQAFVAVNIAAIPDTLVESELFGHEKGSFTGAVAAHAGRFERAAGGTLFIDEIGDMPLHGQVKLLRVLQEGTYERVGGNAPLKADVRVIAATHRDLDAEIRAGHFREDLFYRLNVVRITLPPLRERKADLPPLIDLFLERAARLNDKDVRGVEPAALDRLMRHNWPGNVRELENAVESAVVLARGSLIGERDLPDRVRGLVTPDAGQCFPGDDPALPLGERVERFERHFVLKALEEAGGNKTEAARQLQMSDKNIRDRLKRWGG, encoded by the coding sequence ATGAGCCCCTTCACCCTGTTGCTGGCCGACGACGACCGCCCCCAGCGCGAGATGCTGGCCGGCTCGCTGGAGATGAACGGCCACCGGGTCCTGCAGGCGGAGAACGGCCGCCAGGCCCTGGAGCTGCTGCAGGCCGAGTCCGTCGACCTGCTGCTCAGCGACCTGCGCATGCCCGAGCTGGACGGGCTCGAGCTGCTGCGCGCCGCGCGCAAGCTCAATCCGCTGATTCCCGTCATCGTGATGACGGCCTTCGGCAGCGTGGAGGACGCGGTGGCCGCCATGCAGGCGGGCGCCTTCACCTTCATCACCAAGCCCGTGGAACTGCCCGCGTTGTTCCTGCTGCTGGAGCGCGCCCTGGAGGTCCGCCAGCTGCGCGAGGAGCTGCGCGAGCTGCGCACGCGGCTGGGGGAGGACCTGCTGCCCGGCGTGGTGGCCCAGTCCCCCGAGATGCGCGAGGTGCTGAGCCTGGTGGCCCGGGCGGCGCCCTCCCGGGCCTCGGTGCTGATCCTGGGCGAATCCGGCACGGGCAAGGAGGTGATCGCCCGCGCCCTGCACCAGGCCAGCCCGCGCCGCGAGCAGGCCTTCGTGGCCGTCAACATCGCGGCCATCCCCGACACCCTGGTGGAGAGCGAGCTCTTCGGCCACGAGAAGGGCTCCTTCACGGGGGCCGTGGCCGCCCACGCGGGCCGCTTCGAGCGCGCCGCCGGCGGCACGCTGTTCATCGACGAGATCGGCGACATGCCCCTGCACGGACAGGTCAAGCTGCTGCGCGTGCTGCAGGAGGGGACCTACGAACGAGTGGGGGGCAACGCGCCGCTCAAGGCCGACGTGCGCGTCATCGCCGCCACCCACCGCGATCTGGACGCGGAGATCCGCGCCGGGCACTTCCGCGAGGACCTCTTCTACCGGCTCAACGTGGTGCGCATCACCCTGCCGCCGCTGCGCGAGCGCAAGGCCGACCTGCCGCCCCTGATCGACCTCTTCCTGGAGCGCGCCGCCCGCCTGAACGACAAGGACGTGCGCGGGGTGGAACCCGCGGCCCTGGACCGGCTGATGCGCCACAACTGGCCGGGCAACGTGCGCGAGCTGGAGAACGCCGTGGAGAGCGCCGTGGTGCTGGCCCGCGGCAGCCTGATCGGCGAGCGCGACCTGCCCGACCGCGTGCGCGGCCTGGTCACGCCGGACGCCGGCCAGTGCTTTCCCGGAGACGACCCGGCCCTGCCGCTGGGCGAGCGCGTGGAGCGCTTCGAGCGCCACTTCGTCCTCAAGGCCCTGGAAGAGGCCGGCGGCAACAAGACCGAGGCCGCCCGGCAGCTGCAGATGTCCGACAAGAACATCCGCGACCGCCTGAAGCGCTGGGGCGGCTGA